One Cucurbita pepo subsp. pepo cultivar mu-cu-16 chromosome LG07, ASM280686v2, whole genome shotgun sequence genomic region harbors:
- the LOC111798644 gene encoding BTB/POZ domain-containing protein NPY1 — MKFMKLGSKPDAFLADGKTTRYVSSELPTDATIFVGEVKFLVHKFPLLSKSNCLQKLVSKANEENSEEIHLIDFPGGPKAFEICAKFCYGMTVTLNAYNVVAARCAAEFLEMTEDIERGNLIFKIEVFLNSSIFRSWKDSIIVLQTANSLLPWSEDLKIVGRCIDSIASKTSVDPANITWSYTYNRKLLEAHKIVEDGIKYQKKIGCVPDDWWVEDVCELEIDLYRRVMIAVKSKGRMDGSVIGEALKTYAVRWLPDTVDALASDAHIKRNKSLIETIICLLPSDRNIGCSCSFLLKLMKVAILVGADDALREDLVKRISLKLHEASVKDLLILAQSPQVTKYDVDLVHRIVNQYFAHQKFNRDADGIERSEKGAENLLLGRGSSLNVAKLIDEYIAEIADDPNLSLAGFIDLSRSIPEFARPIHDRLYKAVDIYLKVHPSLTKSEKRKICSLIDVKKLTTEASMHAAQNERLPLRVVVQVLFFEQVRASAVVEAQHNSRDSSSVMTSIDEECPKELDSFKSLKHNMGHMKISEDIQKTKKLAKKNSKNSRSGMQLLPSRSRRIFDKLWIIGKGHGESRSPDTSGSSQSPTSVVPGHMIKSSGSYSRQRRHSIS, encoded by the exons ATGAAGTTTATGAAGTTGGGATCCAAACCAGACGCTTTTCTAGCTGATGGAAAAACTACTCG GTATGTTTCATCTGAACTGCCAACGGACGCTACGATTTTTGTGGGTGAAGTAAAGTTTCTTGTCCATAAG TTTCCTCTGTTGTCCAAGAGCAATTGCTTGCAGAAACTAGTCTCGAAAGCCAATGAGGAGAATTCCGAAGAAATTCATCTGATTGATTTTCCTGGTGGACCTAAGGCATTTGAAATCTGCGCTAAGTTTTGCTATGGAATGACTGTTACTCTCAATGCCTATAATGTAGTGGCTGCTCGTTGTGCGGCTGAATTCCTCGAAATGACAGAGGACATCGAAAGAGGAAATCTTATATTCAAGATTGAGGTGTTCCTAAACTCTAGCATCTTCCGTAGTTGGAAGGACTCCATCATCGTGCTCCAAACAGCCAATTCTCTTCTTCCATGGTCTGAAGATCTGAAGATTGTAGGGAGATGTATCGACTCTATTGCCTCAAAAACTTCTGTGGACCCTGCAAATATCACATGGTCTTACACATATAACAGGAAATTATTAGAGGCCCATAAAATTGTAGAAGATGGAATAAAGTACCAAAAGAAAATCGGCTGTGTACCGGATGATTGGTGGGTTGAAGATGTTTGTGAGCTAGAGATTGATCTGTATAGGCGTGTTATGATTGCCGTGAAATCAAAGGGCAGAATGGATGGATCTGTGATTGGGGAGGCACTGAAAACTTATGCTGTAAGATGGTTACCAGACACTGTAGATGCCTTGGCCTCTGATGCTCATATTAAGAGGAACAAATCTCTCATTGAAACAATCATTTGCTTATTGCCATCCGACAGAAACATAGGCTGCTCTTGCAGTTTCTTGCTCAAACTCATGAAAGTTGCCATTTTGGTTGGAGCCGATGATGCATTGAGAGAGGATTTGGTGAAGAGAATTAGCTTGAAGCTGCATGAAGCTTCAGTCAAAGATTTATTGATTCTTGCACAATCTCCTCAAGTAACAAAATATGATGTTGATTTGGTTCATAGGATTGTGAATCAGTATTTTGCTCATCAGAAGTTCAACCGAGATGCAGACGGTATCGAGAGGAGCGAGAAAGGGGCTGAAAATCTTTTACTGGGGCGTGGATCCTCATTGAATGTTGCTAAATTGATTGATGAGTATATTGCTGAAATTGCAGATGACCCAAATCTCTCGCTCGCTGGTTTCATTGACTTGTCACGGTCGATTCCTGAATTTGCAAGGCCAATACATGATAGATTATATAAAGCAGTCGACATTTATCTTAAG GTACACCCAAGTTTGACAAAATCTGAGAAGAGAAAGATTTGTAGTCTGATCGACGTCAAGAAACTTACAACAGAGGCATCGATGCATGCGGCGCAGAATGAACGGCTCCCGCTTAGAGTTGTAGTTCAGGTGCTCTTCTTTGAACAGGTTAGAGCCTCAGCTGTGGTCGAAGCGCAACACAACTCCCGGGACTCTTCAAGTGTAATGACAAGCATAGACGAAGAATGCCCGAAGGAACTGGATAGCTTCAAGTCCCTAAAACACAATATGGGGCACATGAAGATAAGCGAGGACATTCAGAAAACTAAAAAGTTAGCTAAGAAGAACAGCAAGAACAGTAGAAGTGGTATGCAACTGTTACCTTCAAGGTCAAGAAGAATATTCGATAAGCTATGGATCATAGGTAAAGGGCACGGTGAAAGTCGCAGTCCCGACACGTCGGGGAGCTCTCAGAGCCCAACTTCAGTGGTTCCTGGGCACATGATTAAGTCTTCTGGTTCATATTCAAGACAGAGGAGGCACTCGATCTCTTAG
- the LOC111798830 gene encoding early nodulin-like protein 3 has protein sequence MAALLKALFLFVFVFFSSSEAREILVGGKTNAWKIPSSPAQSLNQWAESSRFRVGDTLVWNYEGKDSVLKVRKEDYEACNITNPQEKLEDGNAKVELHNPGPIYFISGVKAHCEQGLKLVVVVMTPRHRFIGISPAPSPAEIEAPAVAPSSGAASLKVGVLAVVVGILGAHMI, from the exons ATGGCTGCTCTTTTGAAAGCTCTGTTTCTTttcgtcttcgtcttcttcagcTCGTCGGAAGCCAGAGAGATCTTGGTCGGAGGCAAAACCAACGCCTGGAAAATCCCTTCTTCTCCAGCTCAATCTCTCAATCAATGGGCCGAAAGCTCCCGGTTTCGTGTCGGCGACACTCTCG TGTGGAATTACGAGGGGAAAGATTCAGTGTTGAAAGTGAGGAAGGAAGATTACGAAGCCTGCAACATTACGAACCCACAAGAGAAACTGGAGGACGGGAACGCCAAGGTGGAGCTTCACAACCCGGGTCCGATCTACTTCATCAGTGGAGTAAAGGCTCACTGCGAGCAGGGTCTTAAGCTTGTCGTCGTCGTTATGACTCCTCGTCACAGGTTCATCGGTATCTCTCCGGCGCCTTCTCCGGCGGAGATTGAGGCTCCGGCGGTTGCTCCCTCGAGTGGCGCTGCAAGTTTGAAGGTCGGGGTTTTGGCTGTCGTGGTGGGGATTTTGGGAGCTCATAtgatttag